TTATGTTTATTATTTGTGCAGTTCTTGAAGTTAGTGAAGGTGTGTTTCAAGTGCTTTCCACTTGTGGTGACACACATTTGGGTGGTGACGACTTTGACAAGGTTTAGCTAAATGCACATATAAAAGTCCCCAATCAAAAAGTGATTGGAATCACGCGTAAAGTTATGTTGCAATGCAGAGAGTTGTCGATTGGCTGGCTTCAAATTTCAAGAAAGATGAAGGCATTGATCTTTTGAAAGACAAGCAAGCACTTCAGAGGTTAACAGAGGCAGCAGAGAAAGCTAAGATCGAGCTTTCCACCCAGACTCAAACAAATATTAGGTACAATCAACTTTCTAGCCCAGTCTTTTTTTCTTCTTCTTAGTAATCTCACAAGCCGTTTTGGATTCTTCTGTGCACAGCTTGCCATTTATCACGGCCACAGCCGATGGACCTAAACACATAGAAACCACCCTCACACGTACCAAGTTTAAAGAGTTACGTTCAGATTTACTCGACAGGTAATTTAATCAAAGCTCACCTATTATTACATTTCCTTTGATTAAAATCATGGAGGCCTAAACTAAAATCCTTATCCTTATTTCCATCTTATAGGTGTAAGACTCCCGTTGAAAATTCACTGAGGGATGCAAGGCTCAAGTTCAAAGATATTGATGAAGTGATCCTCGTTGGTGGATCCACACGTATACCTGCTGTTCAGGAGGTCGTCAGGAAGCTGACTGGGAAAGAACCTAATGTGACTGTAAACCCTGATGAGGTTGTGGCTCTAGGTGCTGCTGTCCAGGCTGGTGTGCTGGCTGGGGATGTGAGTAACATTGTCCTTCTTGACGTGACACCGCTTTCGCTTGGTACGAATACTGTTGGAGATGTTAGGAAACGTTGCAGAGAGTGTACTACTTCCACAAGAAACCTCAGAGGAAGTGAGAGAGCTGAGGTCTTACAGTTGCAGAGAAGGAATGAGACGTTACGTACGGATTCTGTTATGTCTAAGATCATTCCAAGGAACACTACACTGCCTACTTCTAAATCAAAGGTCTTTACGACTGTTGATGATGGACAGACACGTGTTAGATTTCATGTGCTGCAGGGTGAGAGGGAGTTTGCTAGGGATAACAAGTGTCTCGGCAGCTTCCTTCTAGATGGCATTCCACCAGCACCACGTGGAGTTCCAAAAATCGACGTCAAATTTGACATTGATGCAAATGGAATCCTCTCCGCCACTGCTACTGACAGAGCCACCGGTAATAAACAAGAGATTACCATTACTGGTTCCACTACATTGTCCAAGGATGAGGTGGGTACAGTTTACAAGTCAAATTAAATTGCCTTGAGTTACCAACTTGGTTACATATAGGTCAATTCTCGAGGTTTAGCCATTTTTTTTATGAGATGGTAATGTAGGAGTGGCTATGTTAAAAACGTTTTTCATTTTGGCTACCAGGAGGTTCGGGCAGAAGCTCGTAATCTCCCAGGCCTGAAACCACATCATTTTGGATAATATTGATGTTTATGGTAACAAATGTTGGGTGTGAATGAACGTGTTACAGGTAGAGAAAATGGTCAAAGAGGCCGAAAGGTTTGCGAAGGATGACAAACAGAAGAGGGAGGCAATTGATACAAAGAACCAGGCGGATTCTGTTGTATACCAGACAGAGAAGCAACTTAAAGAATTTGGAGAGAAAATTCCAGGTGAAGTGAAAGAGAAGATAGAGTCTAAACTACAGGAGCTTGAAGACAAGATTGGAAGTGGATCGACTCAAGAAATCAAGGACTCCATGGCTGCTCTTAACCAAGAAGTGATGCAGATAGGTCAGTCTATGTGCAACCAAGCTGGACCTGAAGCTGGAGCAGGAGCAGGTCCTTCCCCTTGGAGGTGAAGGGGCTTCATCAACAGATTCATCGTCAAGCAAAGGTGGTGATGATGTGATCGATGCCGACTTCACACAGTAAATGAGAAAAGGCACGAGGACGGCTAATTTGAATTGAATTCGTGCACGCACACACATGATTTTGTAGGTTGGTATAATGTGTTGATCTGAGAAATGCTTTTGAAAATAATTTATTTGGGATTAGAAAGAAGCAATAATATGATGTTGCAGTATATACAGCAACAATGACTTCTCATCAAGAAGTGCCATATTCTTTTGATTTGGTGTTTCTTTGTAGACGTTACACCGCTTTCCCTTGGTGGTGTAAAGACTAAGATGTATTCCAAGTTACACTACTCTGCCTACTTTAAGCACAATGTG
This sequence is a window from Brassica oleracea var. oleracea cultivar TO1000 chromosome C1, BOL, whole genome shotgun sequence. Protein-coding genes within it:
- the LOC106296900 gene encoding heat shock 70 kDa protein 6, chloroplastic-like encodes the protein MASSAAQIHALGGIGIATYSSSSKSNLNVKGSYMPISGSCYFFGARNGPFTTPTSAFLRMSIRNGSRYAVGPVRVVNEKVVGIDLGTTNSAVAALEGGKPTIVTNDEGQRTTPSVVAYTKSGDRLVGQSAKRQAVVNPENTFSSVKRFIGSRMDEVAEESKQVSYRVVKDENENVKLDCPAIGKQFAAEEISAQVLRKLVDDASSFLDEKVTKAVITVPAYFNDSQRTATKDAGRIAGLDVLRIINEPTAASLAYGFERKSNETILVFDLGGGTFDVSVLEVSEGVFQVLSTCGDTHLGGDDFDKRVVDWLASNFKKDEGIDLLKDKQALQRLTEAAEKAKIELSTQTQTNISLPFITATADGPKHIETTLTRTKFKELRSDLLDRCKTPVENSLRDARLKFKDIDEVILVGGSTRIPAVQEVVRKLTGKEPNVTVNPDEVVALGAAVQAGVLAGDVSNIVLLDVTPLSLGTNTVGDVRKRCRECTTSTRNLRGSERAEVLQLQRRNETLRTDSVMSKIIPRNTTLPTSKSKVFTTVDDGQTRVRFHVLQGEREFARDNKCLGSFLLDGIPPAPRGVPKIDVKFDIDANGILSATATDRATGNKQEITITGSTTLSKDEVEKMVKEAERFAKDDKQKREAIDTKNQADSVVYQTEKQLKEFGEKIPGEVKEKIESKLQELEDKIGSGSTQEIKDSMAALNQEVMQIGQSMCNQAGPEAGAGAGPSPWR